Proteins encoded in a region of the Anopheles aquasalis chromosome 2, idAnoAquaMG_Q_19, whole genome shotgun sequence genome:
- the LOC126571146 gene encoding protein outspread isoform X5: protein MGTRNIECRKFSPNIFNKSKCTHCFRQREEHSAAALECNRATRKVSKRGYLFVAPDWDFSNPLYRTKRWQRRWFVLYDDGELTYSVDEHPETIPQAIIDMTKVLEVSTADAITSHPHSIAITAPERVTFVKGTCPEETKWWYNVLVAFPKSKGRHKRNATFPGGQATAILQAQMYNESQSISTKNTPPTRDKLAQLDSGKAATRLRTRHRSSLDVSDTAAKCLLLDVSGGGGGGVGASELVRTRDEPKLKDIANTITNVNRWSSPCISDSLSLIAPQHESPQDENTIPTTPLQMRPQSLSIPSSAPAIVSAIVKKIPTSTSGSGGGGGGKTGQGPPAPPITSNNAGLNSSSLLKLKPSQTHERGDPDGDCGMDEAPASYLGKSSEHRVPSSEATDLLHAKKGWLQKQDVRTGDWSKHWFTLRGAALFYYRDPVAEEKGVLDGVLDVNSITSITELPVNKGYGFQLMTWDNHRIVLSTGTINIRNNWINVLKNAAGLPPTTKATLNNNSLGLSNQNDDNFKTLADSPPGGTPVVVTPTSPLEIELIAASEAIEQKQSQQQKKKIKLLQLEKNNNNNNNSHGGGNGLLHHMEGVVPLVGGEDVVDTLVAPRKDVIVHLSSARGGPPKLIEQPLQAPSSQHSATVKDSNSSNSNSNNSSNSNTSSNQPQPKSVVQSPVTPLTPKSLLFSSDSEEYRTASEGGRRDSVGGDWGSPVSPLPPAIPQCAVARTKDRVRTSSSSNATSASNRSLHKRSRSSPPTSRRSTLESGQPLESVSINTVQEEETGLEKELQLRLQAAEKELSMLREETHEREARMSELLTTLERTEQELTRKRELEENREKLMVQLQESRAAGQDIIEQVTHELNKSRETTKELEDRLARGIEENESLYRKLQECGITSPASSICSLVTAASTTAMRTHGGTGSGTKIKRMDSFSDLTFLSEIDPATLDKDMLADEYRELRARFERAVSELKAMKRELKDAHGLYDDLEIGYLTLQKELDRQVEEHGAQSRMMADRIQDMTNKYTAAEKQVRQLKQKMVRSEKRRSLSLKGKESLSIQKELEEKVSELESKIDALEAAGVPIAAKTIGVELATPEVVSPPVSQPAATNSGKPARSSSSSSLTRLRRKSLDSASLSSQPMQVLLRLNNLEKRVDGVQPLAGDLAKRDASDIETASIASTSSTTTAAPCSTPIQKVPEHLMDRLKSLEGVVVSVRELVDQSVQQFHNLRSTRSRRSVSPIADKKDSFRFIERCLSEVAKLLRESCDNCIVQDGCLTSSGSGPTSAVNSVLVLPDSNPIKQALSQLETQLKGKLSDLLKQRRMLRETNGLTQRKDMELLAERIAFESVCFGRLRHALERAENLQEFEERQTKVEVCETIQLMSLLKAKLAGKCAVRPSNSVDVLASVLARKLMLSAGRTSTIRTLSFPPIGTALLDDLVRQQNEVHLIAKRYKTTAMENLAYGLAAETLSYISSSHETVQGAVQEAWRQAQEAVNAELVQSEIAHIMMRNAQRYENSLAPAFGYALSTQERITFETFADAVHEALRREMDAAVAQLTECYEETLAKMKRGQWRLHLEQERKPSESRQLLGEFADIIAHKALIDARVQVLKGDYVPSRQKQPKCGGPQEERVFSVAALKQYENLYTDLTTDLEVTNADDILAEADFNFMYKYFTSEHSLNKAEVKEVSAILNDLERSVVALQSSLQRPESDNGSNDAAAAVVVATALDVDSLRSIHARCVEIQQRIDSLISAAKQLQARSEQCAMLQERLQQATQEHDRELTAVRQEYEQQLEQLQRRIDEQQHRIRTIDSERAELLERLNNERNLLKQKEKELHEVSVRLTRVEAASNEKDKEIEDLLESYDAERKRARTLKDRCEELTESCRKTADEYAELEKERDYLFEEVRKEQEHVRKLEKHLELLETEHAQQIDNLHAAYREQQMANELDSQKDKDDEDSLRSRYQAEIQQLRALCEKGLAAMEASHKRIIHELEEKHQQEIAKLILEKEQALAEETQATLAALDAMKKAHQNEVQREVTRFKQEFLKQFQKGGQPPQTFREKEQELEEVRLEILSLSEKYSMKCVETASLEEKLRIATQQLKCSQQHIQQLDVRNKQLRAHFISNPPEDASSASPPQTSSSVVTPKDTNLFSGNVQQEGELLNVSRSSKRTISGSSSSSSNGGHTSLPTATSANTADSALDLLDRVSECQHLLLNNKKEAHPRLKFTEGAKLGVAPIFSTSTKTTGSSTTGTAIIESVNLASSTNNNRAKVLNSKQLNMNLISGGAPGTGALQQQQSAATTVVVSPTILSLPLITSATLKNSNLLRNTTNGTGGAGPGAANNHSTSNNNNNNNNSHMHNNNNINSSNNNNNNNDNDTMHALKPSTKHCSPPPLDERDVEQQIHRFELEI from the exons cgGCCAAGTGTTTGTTGCTGGAcgtcagcggtggtggtggcggtggcgttggtgcgTCGGAACTGGTACGCACGAGGGACGAACCAAAGCTGAAGGATATCGCAAACACGATTACGAACGTGAACCGCTGGAGCAGCCCCTGCATCTCCGACAGCCTGTCACTCATCGCGCCGCAACACGAGAGTCCGCAGGACGAAAACACGATCCCCACCACACCGCTCCAGATGCGGCCCCAGTCGCTCAGCATACCATCGAGTGCGCCCGCGATCGTCTCCGCCATTGTGAAGAAGATCCCAACGTCCACGAGCGGCtcgggtggaggtggtggtggtaagacTGGTCAAGGACCTCCGGCACCGCCCATTACCTCGAACAACGCGGGTCTCAACTCGTCTAGtctgctgaagctgaagcctAGTCAAACGCACGAACGGGGCGATCCCGATGGTGACTGCGGTATGGACGAAGCGCCCGCTAGCTATCTCGGTAAAAGCTCGGAGCATCGTGTCCCCAGTTCGGAGGCTACCGATTTGTTGCACGCGAAAAAGGGCTGGCTGCAGAAACAGGATGTACGGACGGGCGATTGGAGTAAACACTGGTTCACACTGCGTGGTGCCGCCCTTTTCTACTACCGTGATCCGGTGGCTGAGGAGAAGGGCGTCCTGGATGGTGTGCTGGACGtgaacagcatcaccagcatcaccgagCTACCGGTCAACAAGGGTTACGGTTTTCAGCTTATG ACCTGGGACAACCACAGGATCGTACTGTCGACCGGCACGATCAACATTCGCAACAATTGGATCAACGTGCTGAAGAATGCGGCCGGTttgccaccgacgacgaaggcaacgctcaacaacaacagcctcgGGTTGAGCAACCAGAACGATGACAACTTCAAAACGTTAGCGGACAGTCCCCCGGGCGGTACACCGGTCGTCGTCACACCGACCTCACcgctcgagatcgagctgATCGCGGCCAGCGAGGCGATCGAACagaagcaatcgcagcagcaaaaaaagaaaattaagctgctgcagctggagaagaacaataacaacaacaacaacagccacggGGGTGGCAATGGGTTGCTGCATCACATGGAAGGTGTGGTGCCGCTCGTTGGTGGTGAAGATGTGGTCGATACGCTGGTCGCCCCTCGGAAGGACGTGATCGTGCATTTGTCGTCGGCCCGCGGTGGACCACCGAAGCTGATCGAACAACCGTTgcaagcaccatcatcacagcaCAGTGCCACAGTAAAGGACAGTAACAGTAGTAATAGTAACAGTAATAACAGTAGCAATAGTAATACTAGTAGTAATCAGCCTCAACCAAAGTCGGTCGTGCAGTCGCCGGTCACGCCGCTCACGCCCAAGTCGCTGCTGTTCTCGTCCGACTCGGAGGAGTACCGGACGGCCTCGGAAGGTGGTCGGCGGGATAGTGTCGGAGGGGACTGGGGTTCACCGGTGTCCCCGTTGCCACCGGCGATACCGCAATGCGCGGTCGCGCGTACCAAAGATAGAGTAAgaacgtcctcgtcgtcgaacGCCACGTCCGCCTCGAACCGAAGTCTGCACAAGCGTAGCCGCTCCTCACCACCGACCTCTCGCCGTAGTACACTCGAGAGTGGCCAACCGCTTGAATCCGTTTCGATAAACACGGTACAGGAGGAAGAGACGGGACTGGAGAAGGAGCTACAGCTACGACTGCAGGCCGCCGAAAAGGAGCTTTCGATGTTGCGCGAGGAAACACACGAACGAGAGGCGCGCATGTCCGAGCTGCTGACCACACTCGAGCGAACGGAACAGGAGTTGACCCGGAAGCGCGAACTGGAAGAGAACCGCGAAAAGCTTATGGTGCAACTGCAGGAAAGCCGTGCAGCCGGCCAGGACATCATCGAGCAGGTCACGCACGAGCTAAACAAAAGCCGCGAAACGACGAAAGAGCTCGAGGATCGTCTTGCCCGCGGTATCGAGGAGAATGAATCGCTCTACCGGAAACTCCAGGAGTGCGGCATCACCAGCCCGGCCTCCAGTATCTGCAGTCTGGTGACGGCAGCGAGCACGACGGCAATGCGCACGCACGGCGGTACCGGCAGCGGTACGAAGATCAAGCGGATGGACTCATTCAGCGATCTAACGTTCCTGTCCGAGATCGATCCGGCCACGCTCGACAAGGACATGCTGGCCGATGAGTACCGGGAACTGCGGGCACGCTTCGAGCGTGCAGTCAGTGAACTGAAGGCGATGAAGCGCGAACTGAAGGATGCCCATGGACTGTACGATGATCTGGAGATCGGCTACCTGACGCTACAGAAGGAGCTCGATCGGCAGGTGGAAGAGCACGGTGCACAGTCGCGCATGATGGCCGATCGGATACAGGACATGACGAACAAGTACACGGCAGCGGAGAAACAGGTGCGGCAGCTGAAACAGAAGATGGTTCGCTCGGAAAAGCGTCGATCGTTGTCACTGAAAGGCAAAGAATCGCTGTCGATCCAGAAGGAGCTGGAGGAGAAAGTGAGCGAGCTGGAGAGCAAGATCGATGCACTCGAGGCGGCCGGCGTACCGATCGCAGCGAAAACGATCGGTGTAGAGCTGGCCACACCGGAAGTGGTATCACCGCCAGTCAGTCAACCGGCAGCTACCAACTCCGGCAAGCCAGCACggtcatcatcctcctcctccctaaCACGACTACGTCGCAAGAGCCTGGACAGTGCCTCGCTGTCCTCGCAACCGATGCAGGTGCTGCTTCGTCTCAACAATCTCGAGAAACGTGTCGATGGAGTACAACCGTTGGCCGGCGATTTGGCGAAACGGGATGCCAGTGACATCGAAACGGCCAGTATAGCCAGTACGAGCTCCACCACGACGGCGGCTCCCTGTTCTACTCCGATCCAGAAAGTGCCGGAACATCTGATGGATCGACTGAAGAGTCTCGAGGGAGTGGTTGTGTCGGTGCGCGAACTGGTCGACCAGAGTGTCCAGCAGTTCCACAACCTTCGCTCAACACGCTCCCGCCGCTCCGTTTCACCGATCGCCGACAAAAAGGACTCGTTCCGGTTCATCGAACGGTGCCTGTCGGAGGTGGCGAAGCTGTTGCGCGAGAGCTGTGACAATTGCATCGTACAAGATGGATGCCTGACGAGCTCGGGATCGGGACCAACGAGCGCGGTCAACAGTGTCCTCGTGCTGCCCGATTCGAACCCGATTAAGCAAGCGTTGAGCCAACTGGAGACACAGCTTAAAGGCAAACTGTCGGATCTACTCAAACAACGTCGAATGTTGCGTGAAACGAACGGGCTAACGCAGCGCAAGGATATGGAGCTGCTGGCCGAACGGATCGCTTTCGAGAGTGTGTGCTTCGGCCGGTTGCGCCATGCACTGGAACGCGCGGAGAACTTGCAGGAGTTCGAGGAACGCCAAACCAAGGTGGAGGTGTGCGAAACGATACAGCTGATGTCACTGCTGAAGGCGAAACTGGCCGGCAAGTGTGCGGTACGGCCGAGCAACAGTGTGGACGTGCTGGCCAGTGTACTGGCCCGGAAGTTGATGCTTTCTGCCGGACGCACCAGCACGATCCGTACACTGTCTTTCCCACCGATCGGTACGGCGCTGCTCGATGATCTGGTGCGTCAGCAGAACGAGGTTCATCTGATTGCGAAGCGTTAcaagacgacggcgatggagaACCTGGCGTATGGGTTGGCCGCGGAAACGCTAAGCTACATCTCGTCCTCACACGAAACGGTCCAAGGTGCGGTACAGGAAGCCTGGCGTCAGGCACAGGAAGCCGTCAATGCGGAGCTGGTGCAATCGGAGATCGCTCACATCATGATGCGGAATGCTCAGCGGTATGAGAACTCGCTGGCCCCTGCGTTCGGTTATGCACTGTCCACGCAGGAGCGCATCACGTTTGAGACGTTTGCCGATGCTGTCCATGAAGCGTTGCGCCGTGAGATGGATGCCGCCGTGGCACAGCTAACGGAGTGCTATGAAGAAACGCTGGCAAAGATGAAGCGTGGCCAGTGGAGGCTACATCTCGAGCAGGAACGTAAACCGAGCGAAAGCCGACAACTGCTAGGCGAGTTTGCGGACATTATCGCGCACAAAGCGCTGATCGATGCGCGGGTGCAAGTGCTCAAGGGTGACTACGTACCGAGCCGGCAGAAGCAACCAAAGTGCGGTGGTCCACAGGAGGAACGTGTGTTCAGTGTGGCTGCGCTGAAGCAGTACGAGAACCTGTACACCGATCTGACGACCGACCTCGAGGTGACGAATGCGGACGACATTTTGGCCGAGGCAGATTTCAACTTCATGTACAAGTACTTTACCAGTGAACATTCGCTCAACAAAGCGGAAGTGAAGGAAGTGTCGGCGATACTGAACGACCTGGAGCGCTCTGTGGTGGCGTTGCAGAGTAGTCTGCAGCGGCCGGAGAGTGATAACGGAAGcaacgacgccgccgccgccgttgtcgtcgcgaCCGCACTCGATGTGGACAGTTTGCGAAGCATTCATGCTCGGTGCGTCGAGATACAGCAACGGATCGATTCGCTCATCAGTGCCGCTAAGCAACTGCAGGCCCGTAGCGAACAGTGTGCCATGCTGCAGGAACGATTGCAGCAGGCTACGCAAGAGCACGACCGTGAGTTGACGGCGGTACGGCAGGAGTACGAGCAACAGTTGGAGCAACTGCAGCGAAGgatcgacgagcagcagcaccgtatcCGGACGATCGACAGTGAGCGAGcggagctgctggagcggcTCAACAACGAGCGCAATCTGTTgaaacagaaggagaaggaactgCACGAGGTTTCGGTACGATTGACACGCGTTGAGGCGGCCAGCAACGAGAAGGACAAGGAGATCGAGGATCTACTCGAAAGTTACGATGCCGAGCGGAAGCGGGCCCGGACGCTTAAGGATCGGTGCGAGGAGCTGACGGAGAGTTGTCGCAAAACGGCGGACGAGTACGCggagctggagaaggaacGGGACTACCTGTTTGAGGAGGTGCgcaaggagcaggagcacgTGCGGAAGCTGGAGAAGcatctggagctgctggaaacgGAACATGCGCAGCAGATCGACAATCTGCATGCCGCCTACCGGGAACAGCAGATGGCTAACGAGCTGGACTCGCAGAAGGACAAGGATGATGAGGACAGTTTGCGATCACGCTACCAGGCCGAGATACAGCAGCTTCGG GCACTCTGTGAGAAGGGATTGGCCGCAATGGAAGCTTCACACAAGCGCATCATCCACGAGCTCGAGGAGAAGCATCAGCAGGAGATTGCGAAGCTCATTCTGGAGAAGGAACAAGCGCTGGCCGAAGAAACACAG gCCACATTGGCAGCACTCGACGCCATGAAGAAAGCTCACCAGAATGAGGTACAGCGAGAGGTGACACGCTTCAAGCAGGAGTTCCTGAAACAGTTCCAAAAGGGTGGCCAACCGCCACAAACCTTCCGCGAAAAAGA acaAGAGCTCGAGGAAGTACGGCTAGAGATTCTGTCCCTGTCGGAGAAGTACTCGATGAAGTGCGTGGAGACGGCTTCGCTGGAGGAGAAGCTACGTATCGCGACGCAGCAGCTTAAGTGCTCCCAGCAGcacatccagcagctcgaCGTTAG GAACAAACAACTGCGAGCTCACTTCATCTCTAACCCGCCAGAGGATGCGTcctcagcatcaccaccacagaCGAGTAGCAGTGTCGTAACGCCAAAGGATACCAACCTGTTCAGCGGGAACGTG cagcaggaaggtgAGCTACTGAACGTAAGCCGAAGCTCCAAGCGGACAAtatctggcagcagcagtagcagcagcaatggcggaCACACTTCCTTGCCGACGGCAACCAGCGCCAACACCGCCGACAGCGCgctcgatctgctcgatcgaGTGTCGGAGTGTCAGCACCTTCTACTGAACAATAAGAAAGAAGCACACCCGCGGTTAAAGTTCACCGAAG GAGCCAAACTAGGCGTAGCACCGATCTTCTCTACCTCTACCAAGACGACCGGCTCGTCCACGACCGGGACGGCCATAATCGAGTCGGTCAACCTGGCCAGCAGTACCAACAACAATCGAGCCAAAGTACTCAACTCCAAGCAGCTCAACATGAACCTTATCAGTGGAGGAGCGCCAGGAACTGGTgcgctgcaacagcaacaatcggCAGCGACGACCGTGGTGGTCTCACCCACAATCCTCTCACTACCCCTCATCACCTCCGCCACCCTCAAGAACAGCAATCTTCTGCGGAATACGACGAATGGCACGGGTGGCGCTGGTCCTGGCGCCGCTAACaatcacagcaccagcaacaacaacaacaacaacaacaacagtcacaTGcataacaacaataacattAATAGtagcaacaataataataataataatgataacgATACCATGCACGCGCTTAAGCCATCGACTAAACATTGTTCGCCCCCTCCCCTAGATGAGAGGGACGTTGAACAACAAATTCATCGGTTCGAGTTGGAAATCTAA